Genomic window (Macaca thibetana thibetana isolate TM-01 chromosome 6, ASM2454274v1, whole genome shotgun sequence):
CAATTTAAATGCTATTGGTTCGACAAAGTAAACCTTAATCTAAAATATTcaccataaaatataaaatgtgatcaGTGGTGTTTATTTACCCCCTCTTGgtgaatttaaaaatggaaaatgtaggTGTTTCagtaaccacacacacacacataggagAGATTTGCTACTTATTACTGTTTTTACACTTTTTGCATATCACTTTTTTGTTCCAACACTACTATTTGCAAAAAGTAACCATTTCTGTGACATTTAGCAAGTACAATTTCAGTTACTATGCATTCTTGGTTGGACAATATCAGTGCAAAGTCACTGTATTCAGAGAGCTAAATGGTTCGTGATACAACTGTGATTATTcatgtgaagaaataaaactttaaaatgtctaATGATACAGCAAACACATGTCATTTTACTATACAAAGTGCTTAACCCACCAAATTACATTTAGGAACagacaaaatgtttttattaaactgatgaatttttttttgcttattatatGTTGAAATGTACTTTTTCCCCACCCATAAAACACAAGGGCATATTTCCTTTAAGGTTTGGATTTTTCTTCAGTATTCATCTAAAGAAGTTTAAATAAAAGGTGATAAGAATAATTGCTTTTCCCTCCATGTAAatctattttggaaaacaaaatttaaagcaaaaactgaaagaaaataaaaacggAAGGCATTATCTAGTGATGACTATATAGTAGACAAGAGGCACAAATTCCCagatgaattttaattttgtttcctctcAGACAAGCCATTCAGACATAAAAGGTAAATGAGGTTCACTTAAGTACACAATTTGTAAATGTGGAAACAGTAGTAATTGTCATGATTTTTTATATTCTCTCTTAAGAGTGGCTCTAAAAACAGTCCGATGATTCACACAAGTAGCAAAGCAAACCAAACTCTATAAATGTATGATAAATTAAGTTGCTAGCACTGAAACACTGGGTTTGGATATGGACAAGGATGTTGTCTCTGACTTGCATCTTTTGGGTACCTTGGCTTTTGATATTTTGATGTTCAAGTAGAAAGTGCATGACTTCGTTTTATGCAATAAGGTGATGTAAGTGTAGAAAACGTGTAGGGATGAAGGAAATTCCAAGTTACATGTGTCTACATAAATGGctttataaaatcaatatatatagCCATTAAGATAGTTATATAGGGACAATGCAATTTAAAACCTTTTTACTCCTGCTTACAGATTGCCAAATCTAATCATACCTTAAGTCTTTTTCAATAATGATGTCATTTATATGCTTAAAGGTAAAAATCTCCCGATTGTATTAAGGACATTAACACACTACACTGTATTAAGGATACTATACCAACATCAATCTAGaaggtaaaataaacatttaatgaatatttaagtCAGATGAAATAGATTCAACTCTATAAAGTTTTTagattttgtaataaaattttgCTTCTGCCTAGGATCATGTTTACTTCACCATGAGTGCTACACTAATTAGAATTTAAtaagtgttatttttattgagttttcaAATTTGGAAGAGTTTTGATCCAAAATATGTACCTATGCCTTAAAAAACAAAGTCAAGATAATCAGCATGGGCTTTTGTACCAATTTTACTTTCCAATCCATTTTCTTCCCCAGTATTTCACTTTTATCCCTCATAACTTTATAGCAAATTATCCAGATTACATCTTCCAGACTACTCAGTGAGGGAACCTAAATCTCAAATGTTATTTTGAAGAAGTGTAGAGTAAATAATTTTGGTAATCTGTAAAACAGCTGCATGCAGTGTGTACTGTATTATAACAGCACCAAACCCTTTATAAAAACCAAAcactccttcctcctgccttaTGGTATTGATACAGTCTCTCATTCCCTCATACTGTGTATTAATTGGAAGCACTTCATAGCCAAGGTCTGTATTGTCAATTATTGTGCGTGTTCCTTGAATGTGAAGGCGGTGCAAAACTGTTTCCAATGGGTAAAGTATAACGTCAGAACAAAGACTGGCAGCAAAGTTAGCAATAAGTTCTGGAAAATAAGCATCCAACATACTCTGCACAGGGCTAGTGCTCTCAGCTAGGTGGCTATTGTAAGTCTTTCTCTTTAGAATTAGTAGGACAAATTTCTGAATAACTGAGCTGATGATGTAATGAAGAACTCCATGAAGCACCGTAGGGAAGATCAAGGAAAGAAGCGGAAGAAGTCGTTTGCTGTGAGGCACTCCCATGCCTATCACTCTTCCAATTCCTTCTTTAACACATTCCAAAATGCCAGTATTATCTCGAATTATCTCactctgaaataaaaatgaataagtaaaactTAACATTTGCTTATTTTGCCACAGAAAAAGGACTCTTTCTAGGTTCCTTTTAAATCCTAACATAGTGACGGAAGAGGGAAACATCCATGATTTGCAGACTTTAACTGTTATCTAGGCATcagttttttttcaaataaaatctcaTAAAACTGCTATCAGTGAAGTTCGGAGTTAATCTTATTGGGGTAGGGAGACTAGGGAGATATGTAGGTGGATACATCTCAAGAAACTTCTTAGAACTTGTGAAAAGGCAATAACTATGTAATGCTTAAGGAGACACTATGGTGCTTATAGTTCTTAAACATGTTTAAATCCTGCCTCCATTACTTACTGACTATGCAACTATTgtcaaattacttaacttctcctAAGCAGAGTTTCCCATTCTACAAAAATGGAAATGACCATTATCTACTTTTCAtgcacagggttgttgtgaatattaaatgaaaaaaggctTGGCACTTAggagtcactcaataaatgttagtctCATTATCACCTGCAATGTCTGCTTTTGTAGAATTTTGGGGATATGAATAAGAAAGTTTGATATGGATTACCGAGGTATAGACAGATAGAAAAGAACTTGCTAAAAGGCACTTTGGCTGCAGCAATGACTGCAGAAAAGTAGCAGATGAAATTCATAAGGTAGCCAGGGGCTATATCATGCCTTATAGACTGCTCTGTAGACTTTGGCTTCTACTCAGATGGGAAATAATGGGTTGATTTTAAGCAGAAGATGGACatgacataatttatattttaaaagaatactggCTGTTGTGCAAAGAAGGACAAGATCAGTTGAAAAGCCAGTTCAAAAGTTACTGGAATCATCCAGTAAAgggatgatggtggcttggactagAAGGTGGCAACAGAAGTAAAGTGGTTCAATTGTGCTTTTGTCCTAAAATCAAAGTCTATGGGAATTACTGGTGAATTGCATTTGGGGTATGCAAGAGAAGGGTCAAGGATAACCCCTAGGTGGTTGTACAGAGGAACTGGGGGGAATAGCCTTGCCTTTTATTGAGTTGAAAAACTGCCAGAGTAGCAATCTGGTGAAGATCAAGAGTTCAGAAATGTTAAGTCAATTAACTCCAAATGGAGttcaaaatagaaattacagGAAAAAGGTACACAATGGACCTACAGATGATTTCGACGATATCTCAACTTACGTTTTCAAATTTATGAcaggtttattgggatgtaatcCCATTGTAAGTGGAGAAGCATTGTATTATAAATGTGGGTGTCTTTAGTAAATAGATGATATTTAAAACtatgagactacagtgagcttgCCTAGCCTTCTAATCCATCTTCCTACTTCTGACCCTGACCTCCTTCCCGctggtttatttttaatacaacaGTCAAAGAGATCCTAATAAAGATGTAAGTCAGATCACACCACCGTTCTCCTCAAACCTATCAAAGACTTTCCCTCCTTCCCAAACAAAAGCCCAGTTATTACAATGATTTACCATGTCCTATATAATCTGGTCCTCTCTTACCACTCAGGCCTCATCTCCTGTATTCTCCCCTTGCTTAGTTAGCACCAACCATAACAGCTTCCTTTCTACTTCTCAAGCATGCAAGATACAACACACATGACACAGTCCCACCTAACAGTTTTTGCACTTGCTTTCCCTCTAAATAAAActcaacatttgcttattttgTGCTTAGTTAGCACCAACCATATCGGCATCCTTCCTACTTCTCAAGCATGTATGACACAACACACATGACACAGTCCCATGTAAGGGTGTTTGCACTTGCCTTCCCTTGGAATATTCTCACAAATATCCATGTTGATCTTTAcacaaatgtcaccttctcagtgaggcctttacgtatcttcttaaaaaaatattaactgcCCCCCTCACCCATTACACATCCTAtttgccttcctttctttatttttgctctcTTTAGCAGTTAATCACCATGAAATATACCTTATATTTAGTTGTTTATGTCTACTTTCCCCATAAGAATATAAGTGCTATGAGAGCAGagcaatttgtttttgtttgctgttgtATCCCCAGGGTCTATCACAGTACGTGATACAggcaagtactcaataaatatttgataattttttttttttaagtttagcaGTTAAGGAAGATAATCTGAAAGGTAAAGTGATGTAATTAAaacctttatttaaaattataataagtcTGAAGTTGATTTTAGGGAATATGAGTCAATATGAATCCCTAATCAGTAAAAGGATATATAAGCATTGTAACCTAAAAACAATCTTGTATGAGTACACagaattgacttttaaaatgcaGGGACTAGtacaaggacttttttttttttttgaaaagacagagtctcactctgtcgcctaggctggagtacagtggcgtgatttcggctcactgaaacctctgcctcccgggttcaagctattcttccacctcagcctcccaaatagctgggccaacaggcgcctgccaccacacccagctaatttttgtatttttagtagagatgggatttcactttgttggccaggctggtcttgaactcctgacctcatgatccacccacctaggcctcaaGGATTCTTAATGAAGAAATAGATCACTACAAAGTTCATGATGACTGGGTAATTATGAAggatgaaagaaatgtaaaaataaaatctttcctaaaacaaaaactaaagtttTGAGTCTTTAGTGTGAAGATAACAATAGTATCATTAATATATTGCCAGGGAGAAGAGGTTCTAAAGGAAGTTAATTTTTAGAGGGACAGATGAGATTATTTTTGTAAGTTGAGTCTGAAGATTTAACTCACATAAGATTAGAACTAAAGT
Coding sequences:
- the SLC25A46 gene encoding mitochondrial outer membrane protein SLC25A46 isoform X2; the protein is MKTEQLNRFAGFGIGLASLFTENVLAHPCIVLRRQCQVNYHAQHYHLTPFTVINIMYSFNKTQGPRALWKGMGSTFIVQGVTLGAEGIISEFTPLPREVLHKWSPKQIGEHLLLKSLTYVVAMPFYSASLIETVQSEIIRDNTGILECVKEGIGRVIGMGVPHSKRLLPLLSLIFPTVLHGVLHYIISSVIQKFVLLILKRKTYNSHLAESTSPVQSMLDAYFPELIANFAASLCSDVILYPLETVLHRLHIQGTRTIIDNTDLGYEVLPINTQYEGMRDCINTIRQEEGVFGFYKGFGAVIIQYTLHAAVLQITKIIYSTLLQNNI